A single region of the Thermoanaerobaculia bacterium genome encodes:
- a CDS encoding lipoate--protein ligase family protein yields the protein MSHHPGYFLIHDHPLPGHRNMAWDVVLREFTRESGRPVLRFYTWNPPALSLGHAQQADETVDWDFCSKEGIDVVRRPTGGRGVLHHRELTYCLTGILGQDPFPRRFQDAYTLICRALVRGFQDMKIPATLWETGEVQPHSPRIPSPCFTLPSPGEIAVDGRKIVGSAMAVRQGAFLQHGSILVGFDERLQRGVTKFPFHASVSTVSEVHPRLNSHDLIVPLTKALEATLHLSFQRDNGPTDLEMKVREIEESFRVKPGTAS from the coding sequence TTGTCACATCATCCTGGATATTTTCTGATCCACGATCACCCGCTTCCCGGCCATCGAAACATGGCCTGGGATGTTGTTCTCCGTGAATTCACGCGGGAAAGCGGGCGGCCCGTACTCCGGTTCTATACCTGGAATCCTCCGGCTTTATCCCTGGGGCATGCGCAGCAGGCCGATGAAACGGTGGACTGGGATTTCTGTTCAAAGGAAGGGATCGATGTCGTACGACGTCCAACGGGCGGACGGGGGGTTCTTCACCATAGAGAGCTCACCTATTGCCTGACGGGAATCCTGGGACAGGATCCCTTTCCGCGTCGATTTCAGGATGCTTACACTCTGATCTGCCGGGCTCTTGTGCGGGGATTTCAGGATATGAAGATCCCGGCGACGCTGTGGGAGACTGGTGAAGTCCAACCTCATTCGCCCAGGATCCCTTCCCCCTGTTTCACGCTTCCCAGCCCGGGAGAAATCGCGGTGGACGGACGAAAGATCGTCGGTTCGGCCATGGCGGTCCGTCAGGGTGCTTTCCTCCAGCATGGGAGCATCCTGGTCGGATTTGACGAACGTCTGCAGCGGGGCGTTACAAAATTCCCCTTCCATGCCAGCGTTTCGACGGTATCTGAAGTCCATCCCAGACTGAACAGCCATGACCTTATCGTCCCCCTGACAAAAGCATTGGAGGCGACGCTGCACCTGTCTTTTCAACGTGACAATGGGCCGACTGATCTCGAAATGAAGGTCCGGGAGATCGAAGAGTCGTTTCGGGTGAAGCCGGGAACAGCCTCTTAG
- a CDS encoding polymer-forming cytoskeletal protein, translated as MGLFGKETKEPVPQRLTPNQSPQPAAKLTAKSGAHIGPQTHVEGTLSTRDDLTITGSFQGEVLSDATVFVEEGGEVKAGIKARRIVISGKVKGKMEAVDAVELKPQGVLEGDIRSPQVIIAEGALFRGSVDMKVTDKKEDKPKTAEKDRPLEKEPAEEKPAEEKEPNKDSKSSGKHHKG; from the coding sequence ATGGGCCTTTTCGGCAAAGAAACAAAAGAACCCGTGCCCCAGCGGCTGACCCCCAACCAGTCTCCACAGCCGGCGGCAAAACTGACTGCAAAATCGGGAGCCCATATCGGGCCCCAGACCCATGTTGAAGGAACGCTGTCGACCCGTGATGATCTGACGATCACGGGCTCGTTTCAGGGGGAAGTCCTGTCCGATGCTACCGTCTTTGTGGAAGAGGGCGGAGAAGTCAAAGCGGGGATCAAAGCCCGCCGCATCGTTATTTCCGGCAAAGTCAAAGGAAAGATGGAAGCCGTAGACGCTGTCGAGCTGAAGCCCCAGGGTGTGCTGGAGGGTGACATCCGCTCTCCCCAGGTCATCATCGCCGAAGGCGCTCTCTTTCGAGGTTCCGTGGATATGAAAGTAACCGACAAGAAAGAGGACAAGCCCAAAACTGCCGAAAAAGATCGCCCTTTAGAGAAAGAACCGGCGGAGGAAAAACCGGCCGAAGAGAAAGAGCCGAACAAGGACTCCAAATCTTCGGGAAAACACCACAAGGGCTGA